A window of Ruminococcus champanellensis 18P13 = JCM 17042 contains these coding sequences:
- a CDS encoding CpsB/CapC family capsule biosynthesis tyrosine phosphatase, with protein sequence MNKYIDIHAHVLPGMGCGPETAAESLAMLRTLHDHGVKTVIATPFFNPETETADAFLARREIAYARLRQAMGEETLPHVALGAEVLLCPAVLECGRIDRFRVERTGYVLVCLPRGQVIDPALMTLFDHFHVASGLVPVLTDIDRYFNTIQVEDMFALNRAGALLQVSCAGIMAHDTRKYALYLLGNHIAQFVSSGYVSPQDSPRLVEAMRVLKRSLPLVKYKRIKNNAGMLLSNAAVSELVN encoded by the coding sequence ATGAACAAGTACATCGATATTCACGCCCATGTACTGCCCGGAATGGGCTGTGGGCCGGAAACGGCGGCGGAGAGCCTTGCTATGCTGCGGACGCTCCATGACCATGGGGTCAAGACCGTGATCGCTACGCCCTTTTTCAATCCGGAAACGGAAACGGCGGATGCGTTTCTGGCACGGCGTGAGATTGCCTATGCCCGGCTGCGGCAGGCAATGGGGGAGGAGACTCTGCCCCATGTGGCACTGGGTGCGGAGGTGCTGCTGTGTCCGGCTGTGCTGGAATGCGGCAGGATCGACCGGTTCCGGGTGGAGCGTACCGGCTATGTGCTGGTTTGCCTGCCCCGGGGGCAGGTGATCGACCCGGCGCTGATGACCCTGTTCGATCACTTTCATGTGGCAAGCGGTCTGGTGCCCGTTCTGACGGATATCGACCGGTATTTCAACACCATTCAGGTGGAGGATATGTTCGCTCTGAACCGGGCAGGGGCGTTGCTGCAGGTGTCCTGCGCCGGGATCATGGCCCACGACACCCGGAAGTATGCACTGTACCTGCTGGGAAATCACATTGCCCAGTTTGTCAGCTCCGGCTATGTGTCTCCCCAGGACAGCCCCCGGCTGGTGGAGGCTATGCGGGTGCTGAAGCGCTCCCTGCCCCTGGTGAAATACAAGCGCATCAAGAATAACGCCGGCATGCTGCTGTCCAATGCGGCAGTCAGCGAATTGGTGAACTGA
- a CDS encoding glycogen/starch/alpha-glucan phosphorylase — translation MDHKEFEQALCKKLGTTPDKATPQALHSAIGDTVMETIAPDWRASRQAHLSGRRACYFSMEFLVGRAVQNNLLCLDLYDTVEEALRPYGVSLSAMDEIPDAALGNGGLGRLAACFLDSASTLNLPLDGYGIRYRYGLFEQHFEDGFQKETADDWTRWGDPWSVRCEADAVEIRYAGQTVRAVPYDMPIIGCKTRHISTLRLWQAEPVHTFDFQLFNQQHYLEASAESIAAEDISRVLYPNDDTREGKLLRLKQEYFFSAASLADILRKYRASHDKYDDLAQAVSIQLNDTHPVISIPELIRLLMQDGVAFDKALSIAKQVFHYTNHTIMAEALEKWDCGLVEELLPEVYGVILQIHEALMAELYAKPDWTAEQITAMGIVRDGCVHMAHMAIYASAHTNGVAKIHTEILKHTALKDWYRLYPERFQNKTNGITQRRWFALCNRELSGLATELLGSDRWITQLDALEELVPYARDLQVLQRFTAIKQEKKRQLAAYVLAQEGVRIDPDTVFDIQIKRLHEYKRQLLNAFSILWIYFGIKDGSIQNFAPTTFLFGAKSAPGYRRAKGIIKYINEIARLVDGDPQVRDLIRVVFVHNYNVSYAEKLVAAADISEQISTAGTEASGTGNMKLMLNGAVTLGTLDGANIEIVEEAGGENNYIFGARVEELEKIMPDYSSRRLFADNEKIRRVVSTLIDGTVSDGGTGDFRELYYSLLDGASWHRPDHYYLLGDLESYVEAKLRAISDYRDRAEFAKKQWLNMCHAGKFSSDRTIRDYAADIWNITPVQ, via the coding sequence ATGGATCATAAGGAATTTGAACAGGCGTTGTGCAAAAAGCTGGGTACCACCCCGGACAAGGCGACTCCCCAGGCACTGCACAGTGCCATCGGGGACACGGTGATGGAGACCATTGCACCGGACTGGCGGGCAAGCCGTCAGGCGCATCTGTCCGGCAGACGGGCGTGCTATTTCTCCATGGAATTTCTGGTGGGGCGGGCTGTGCAGAACAATCTGCTGTGCCTGGATCTTTACGATACCGTGGAAGAAGCCCTGCGTCCCTACGGCGTATCCCTGTCTGCTATGGATGAGATCCCGGATGCTGCCCTGGGCAACGGGGGGCTGGGCAGACTGGCTGCATGCTTTCTGGACAGTGCGTCGACTCTGAACCTGCCCCTGGACGGCTACGGCATCCGTTACCGGTACGGGCTGTTTGAGCAGCATTTTGAGGACGGCTTCCAGAAGGAGACCGCCGATGACTGGACCCGGTGGGGAGATCCCTGGTCGGTGCGCTGTGAGGCGGATGCGGTGGAGATCCGCTACGCCGGACAGACCGTCCGGGCAGTGCCCTATGATATGCCCATCATCGGCTGCAAGACCCGGCACATCAGTACCCTGCGGCTGTGGCAGGCGGAGCCGGTGCATACCTTTGACTTCCAGCTGTTCAATCAGCAGCATTATCTGGAGGCTTCTGCGGAAAGTATTGCCGCAGAGGATATTTCCAGAGTCCTGTACCCCAACGACGACACCCGGGAGGGGAAGCTGCTGCGGCTCAAGCAGGAGTATTTCTTCAGCGCCGCATCCCTGGCGGATATCCTGCGGAAATACCGGGCATCCCACGACAAGTACGATGACCTGGCGCAGGCTGTCAGCATCCAGTTGAACGATACCCACCCGGTGATCTCCATTCCGGAGCTGATCCGGCTGCTGATGCAGGATGGGGTTGCCTTTGACAAGGCGTTGTCCATTGCGAAGCAGGTGTTCCACTACACCAATCACACCATTATGGCGGAGGCGCTGGAAAAGTGGGACTGCGGTCTGGTGGAGGAGCTGCTGCCGGAGGTGTATGGGGTAATTCTCCAGATCCACGAGGCACTGATGGCGGAGCTGTATGCAAAGCCGGACTGGACGGCGGAACAGATCACAGCCATGGGAATCGTCCGGGATGGCTGCGTGCATATGGCACACATGGCGATTTATGCCAGCGCTCACACCAACGGGGTGGCGAAGATCCACACGGAGATCCTGAAGCATACCGCACTGAAGGACTGGTACCGGCTGTATCCGGAGCGGTTCCAGAACAAGACCAATGGCATTACCCAGCGGCGCTGGTTTGCCCTGTGCAACCGGGAGCTGTCCGGTCTTGCCACGGAGCTTCTGGGCAGCGACCGGTGGATCACCCAACTGGATGCCTTGGAGGAGCTGGTGCCCTATGCCCGGGATTTACAGGTATTGCAGCGCTTTACTGCCATCAAGCAGGAAAAGAAGCGGCAGCTAGCGGCGTATGTACTGGCGCAGGAGGGCGTTCGGATCGACCCGGATACGGTGTTCGACATTCAGATCAAGCGGCTGCATGAATACAAGCGGCAACTGCTGAATGCCTTCTCCATTCTGTGGATCTACTTCGGCATCAAGGACGGCAGCATTCAGAATTTTGCCCCCACCACCTTCCTGTTCGGGGCAAAGTCTGCGCCGGGCTATCGCCGGGCAAAGGGCATCATCAAGTATATCAACGAAATCGCCAGGCTGGTGGATGGAGATCCCCAGGTGCGGGATCTGATCCGGGTGGTATTTGTCCACAACTACAATGTATCCTATGCGGAAAAGCTGGTGGCGGCTGCGGATATCTCCGAGCAGATTTCCACCGCTGGTACGGAGGCATCCGGCACCGGCAACATGAAGCTGATGCTGAACGGGGCGGTGACCCTGGGTACCCTGGACGGGGCGAATATCGAGATCGTGGAGGAAGCCGGGGGGGAGAACAACTACATCTTTGGCGCCAGGGTGGAGGAACTGGAAAAGATCATGCCGGACTACAGCAGCCGCCGGCTCTTTGCGGACAACGAGAAGATCCGCCGGGTGGTCAGCACCCTCATCGACGGTACCGTATCCGACGGGGGCACCGGAGATTTCCGGGAGCTGTACTACAGCCTGCTGGACGGGGCAAGCTGGCACCGTCCGGATCACTACTACCTGCTGGGAGATCTGGAGTCCTATGTGGAGGCAAAGCTCCGTGCCATTTCCGACTACAGGGATCGGGCGGAATTTGCTAAGAAGCAGTGGCTGAACATGTGCCATGCGGGCAAGTTCAGCTCCGACCGGACTATCCGGGACTACGCAGCAGATATCTGGAACATTACCCCTGTGCAATGA